The following are encoded in a window of uncultured Sphaerochaeta sp. genomic DNA:
- a CDS encoding extracellular solute-binding protein encodes MKKLFILTCVLMASTAMLFAAGSSEAEAKGGEEKTLTVWHIGVDVSRRETMDAAIARYEAANPGVKVVDQAIENDPYKTKLKTAMGGGNPPDLFITWGGGWMEEFIKAGKVLDISEQVKSVAQNYLEPGISISMSGDKVYGLPITCGPSSVYYNRELYEKYNLKVPTTLAEFEYNCDVLEANGIIPIALGNASKWPGAITFIYLSMRYGGAQVFIDAFNRENGKTFEDESFIKAGEKIQEWVRKGYYPEGMNGINYDTGGSRMLFYSSRAAHLIQTNGLLGNCRNEAPDFYENNLGLFKFPVIEGTAGSADEIVGGGNVIHVYGGTKYPKEAFDLLVVLSDQEYGQDMIDGSSMISGVKGIEIKDPLIQKQYDVLMGAKVMQNFYDQYMPPALAEVHKDTTQALFGLTMTPAEAARLVEAKAVEVLGPAK; translated from the coding sequence ATGAAGAAATTGTTTATCTTGACTTGTGTCTTGATGGCTTCAACAGCGATGCTCTTTGCAGCAGGTTCTTCAGAAGCTGAGGCAAAAGGTGGAGAAGAGAAGACACTCACTGTATGGCACATTGGTGTTGATGTTTCTCGTCGTGAGACTATGGATGCGGCTATTGCTCGCTATGAAGCGGCAAACCCAGGGGTTAAAGTGGTTGATCAGGCAATCGAGAATGATCCCTACAAAACCAAGCTGAAGACCGCAATGGGTGGTGGAAATCCTCCTGATTTGTTCATCACCTGGGGTGGTGGCTGGATGGAAGAGTTCATCAAGGCTGGTAAGGTGCTTGATATATCTGAACAGGTTAAGAGTGTTGCACAAAACTATCTAGAACCCGGCATTTCGATCAGCATGAGCGGTGATAAAGTCTATGGACTTCCAATCACTTGCGGCCCTTCATCAGTGTACTATAACCGTGAGCTGTATGAAAAATACAATCTGAAGGTTCCCACAACTCTTGCTGAGTTTGAGTACAACTGTGATGTTCTGGAAGCTAATGGTATTATCCCCATTGCTCTCGGGAATGCCAGCAAGTGGCCTGGTGCTATCACTTTCATCTACCTTTCGATGCGATATGGTGGAGCACAGGTATTTATTGATGCCTTCAATAGGGAAAATGGTAAGACCTTCGAAGACGAGAGCTTCATCAAGGCTGGGGAGAAGATTCAAGAATGGGTTCGCAAGGGTTATTATCCTGAAGGCATGAACGGAATCAACTACGATACCGGCGGGTCCAGAATGTTGTTCTATAGCTCAAGAGCTGCACACCTCATCCAGACTAATGGTCTACTTGGAAACTGTCGTAATGAAGCTCCTGACTTCTATGAGAATAATCTTGGCTTGTTTAAGTTCCCGGTCATTGAAGGTACTGCTGGTTCTGCCGACGAGATTGTCGGTGGTGGAAATGTTATTCATGTCTATGGTGGTACCAAGTACCCGAAGGAAGCTTTTGATCTACTCGTAGTTCTTTCTGACCAAGAATATGGCCAAGATATGATTGATGGCTCCTCCATGATTTCTGGTGTTAAGGGCATCGAGATCAAGGATCCACTTATCCAAAAACAATATGATGTACTTATGGGTGCGAAGGTTATGCAGAATTTCTACGACCAATATATGCCTCCTGCCCTCGCAGAAGTGCATAAGGATACCACTCAGGCTTTGTTTGGGCTGACTATGACGCCCGCCGAGGCTGCACGCCTTGTGGAAGCGAAAGCTGTAGAAGTTTTGGGTCCTGCAAAATAA
- a CDS encoding transaldolase family protein: MNYLEWLSSETDSIWWHDSANIEEQERAFSYGAVGMTTNPFLVNQTLQAYPEVWKDRVLSLAKNKKGDEKALALIKAVTGHYAELFTSMHENGKFGHGYVCVQTSPLKTGDYSYMLAQAKQYAAWYKNVVIKLPATKAGIKAYEECVALGFNVAATVSFTVPQVLKVAEAAKRGKERARKAGIKEPLTIAVLMVGRLDDYLRDVAQDQESLVSESDIRQAGTACIKKAYKLFAERGYDTVLMPAGCRGAYHVTALSGAKMIMSISKGIQDELLREEGPYETQIDKPVDQDVIDRLMTLDEFRKAYEEDGMDESSFITFGSCNRTTDQFINDGWKPLLSYEV, translated from the coding sequence ATGAATTATCTAGAATGGCTTTCCAGTGAGACAGACTCAATATGGTGGCATGACTCTGCCAATATTGAAGAACAAGAGCGAGCATTTTCTTATGGAGCGGTAGGGATGACCACCAATCCCTTCCTGGTAAACCAGACACTGCAGGCGTATCCAGAGGTGTGGAAGGATCGTGTACTGTCTCTTGCCAAGAATAAGAAGGGTGATGAAAAAGCACTCGCTTTGATCAAGGCGGTCACTGGCCACTATGCAGAATTGTTTACTTCCATGCATGAGAACGGGAAATTCGGACATGGATATGTCTGTGTACAGACCAGCCCCCTGAAAACAGGGGACTATTCCTATATGCTTGCCCAAGCAAAGCAGTATGCAGCTTGGTATAAGAACGTAGTCATCAAACTTCCTGCAACCAAGGCAGGCATCAAGGCCTATGAAGAGTGTGTCGCCCTCGGTTTCAATGTTGCAGCAACAGTGAGTTTCACTGTTCCCCAGGTACTCAAGGTAGCCGAGGCTGCAAAACGGGGAAAGGAACGTGCCAGAAAGGCAGGCATCAAGGAACCCCTTACCATTGCGGTCCTGATGGTCGGTCGTCTGGATGATTACCTGCGTGATGTTGCCCAGGATCAAGAGTCCCTAGTCAGTGAGTCGGATATCAGACAAGCAGGTACAGCCTGTATCAAAAAAGCATACAAACTTTTTGCAGAGCGGGGCTATGATACCGTTCTTATGCCCGCAGGTTGTCGTGGCGCATATCATGTAACAGCACTTTCGGGGGCAAAAATGATTATGTCCATCTCCAAAGGGATTCAGGATGAATTGCTTAGAGAGGAAGGTCCGTATGAAACCCAGATTGACAAGCCTGTAGACCAGGATGTCATCGACCGATTGATGACCCTCGATGAGTTCAGGAAAGCCTATGAAGAGGATGGTATGGATGAATCATCATTCATAACCTTCGGAAGTTGCAACCGGACCACCGACCAGTTCATCAACGATGGATGGAAGCCGTTGCTCTCCTATGAGGTATAA
- the garR gene encoding 2-hydroxy-3-oxopropionate reductase: protein MKIGFIGLGIMGKPMAKNLIKAGYSLVVNDINKEAVAELVASGAAEAASAKEVASQSDVVVTMLPNSPHVQTVVLGEGGVIEGAKEGLVVVDMSSISPIVSREVAAELAKKGVVMLDAPVSGGEPKAIDGTLAIMVGGPEETFKQVEPILQVMGGSVTLVGEIGSGNTTKLANQIMVAANIAGMSEALVLATKADVDPEKVFKAIRGGLAGSTVLDAKAPLVLDGNFRPGFRIDLHIKDLQNALDTAATVKTPTPLSDSIIEMMRSLSSDGKGSDDHGGLVQWYEKEAGIEVRK, encoded by the coding sequence ATGAAGATAGGATTCATAGGACTCGGGATCATGGGCAAGCCCATGGCGAAGAACCTGATCAAGGCCGGCTACAGCCTGGTCGTGAACGATATCAACAAGGAAGCGGTCGCCGAGCTGGTCGCTTCCGGGGCCGCAGAGGCAGCGAGCGCAAAGGAAGTGGCATCACAGAGCGATGTGGTGGTCACGATGCTGCCCAACTCCCCCCATGTGCAGACGGTGGTACTTGGAGAGGGTGGAGTGATTGAAGGCGCCAAGGAAGGCCTGGTGGTGGTGGACATGAGCTCCATCAGCCCGATCGTGAGCCGGGAGGTGGCGGCCGAGCTGGCGAAGAAGGGAGTGGTCATGCTTGACGCCCCCGTCTCCGGCGGGGAGCCGAAGGCGATCGACGGTACGCTTGCGATCATGGTCGGCGGACCGGAGGAGACCTTCAAACAGGTCGAGCCGATCCTGCAGGTGATGGGCGGGAGTGTGACCCTGGTCGGGGAGATCGGCAGCGGGAACACGACCAAGCTGGCGAACCAGATCATGGTGGCGGCGAACATCGCGGGGATGAGCGAGGCACTGGTGCTTGCAACCAAGGCCGACGTTGACCCCGAGAAGGTGTTCAAGGCAATCCGTGGGGGACTTGCCGGCAGCACGGTCCTCGATGCGAAGGCGCCTTTGGTGCTGGACGGGAACTTCAGGCCCGGGTTCCGCATCGACCTGCACATCAAGGACCTGCAGAACGCGCTTGACACCGCAGCAACGGTGAAGACCCCGACCCCTCTCTCGGACTCGATCATCGAGATGATGAGGTCCCTCTCCTCAGACGGCAAGGGATCTGACGACCACGGCGGGCTTGTCCAGTGGTACGAGAAGGAAGCGGGCATTGAGGTTCGTAAGTAA
- a CDS encoding transketolase C-terminal domain-containing protein has product MRTTDSLRTTYGETLVELGKDNKDIVMLEADLGNSTMSKLFAAEYPERYFQMGIAEQNMASVSAGLSLTGKIPFMNSFAVFASGRAYDQIRSSVTIANLNVKICGSSAGLSDYGDGKTHQSIDDIALMQVLPHMTVLSPCDAVETEKMVRAMVEQKGPMYLRINRNDLPIVTDPAEEYHIGKMTQMVDGGDVVIFATGVMVQQSMEAAKILEKEGISARVVNVSTIKPLDTEALLGFCEGVKGVVTAEEHNVIGGLGSVVCQALSKSRLPIEMLGVGDRYGTSAENYEILLRHYGLEAEDVAKKARAVLAGK; this is encoded by the coding sequence ATGAGGACGACAGACAGCCTGAGGACAACCTACGGCGAGACATTGGTCGAGCTGGGAAAGGACAACAAGGATATCGTGATGCTGGAAGCCGACCTGGGCAACTCCACGATGAGCAAGCTGTTCGCAGCCGAGTACCCCGAGCGCTACTTCCAGATGGGGATCGCCGAGCAGAACATGGCGTCGGTCTCCGCAGGACTCTCCCTGACTGGGAAGATCCCGTTCATGAACTCGTTTGCGGTCTTCGCATCAGGCCGAGCCTACGACCAGATCCGCTCCTCGGTGACAATTGCGAACCTGAATGTGAAGATCTGCGGTTCCAGTGCAGGACTCTCCGACTACGGCGACGGCAAGACGCACCAGAGCATCGACGACATCGCACTGATGCAGGTGCTGCCGCACATGACCGTGCTCAGCCCCTGTGATGCGGTGGAGACCGAGAAGATGGTCAGGGCGATGGTGGAACAGAAGGGACCGATGTACCTGCGCATCAACCGAAACGACCTGCCTATCGTAACTGACCCCGCCGAGGAGTACCACATCGGCAAGATGACCCAGATGGTCGACGGAGGGGACGTGGTGATCTTCGCAACCGGGGTGATGGTGCAGCAGTCCATGGAGGCAGCAAAGATCCTGGAAAAGGAAGGCATCTCCGCAAGGGTGGTGAACGTTTCGACGATCAAGCCGCTGGACACCGAGGCCCTGCTCGGCTTCTGCGAGGGCGTGAAAGGCGTCGTTACTGCTGAGGAGCACAACGTCATCGGGGGGCTTGGCAGCGTGGTGTGCCAGGCGCTGAGCAAGAGCCGCCTGCCCATCGAGATGCTGGGAGTGGGTGACCGCTACGGCACCAGTGCGGAGAACTACGAGATCCTGCTCAGGCACTACGGCCTTGAGGCGGAGGATGTCGCGAAGAAGGCCAGGGCGGTCCTGGCCGGCAAGTAA
- a CDS encoding glycoside hydrolase family 43 protein yields MTLVTNPILKGFNPDPSILRVEDDYYIATSTFEWFPGVQIHHSRDLVNWKLLTRPLDRVSQLDMRGCPDSTGVWAPCLTYDAGTFYLVYTVVHTKEHFKDTHNYLVTAPSITGPWSEPIYLNSYGFDPSLFHDDDGKKYVVTMTTDFRKDRNRFAGILLEEFSLDQRRCLGNPKLIFKGTEIGWTEGPHLYHIGQYYYLLVAEGGTFYNHAESVARSRMIEGPYEVMPGNPLITSKDRPDLSIQKAGHADLVQVHDGSWALVHLCGRPVKQHCMLGRETSIQNVYFDQDGWIRIEGSGNAPNPVFKSPFDVKPLPPLDILYQFDGPELPLDFQTLRIPLGEDTLSLKDRPGYLRLYGKESMSSLFKQALVGRRQQCFVCEVTTKLEFDPTWYKEMAGIAYYYGTREYYYLRFSHDEALGKVVCIMSCDNGKHEELFPPVAVGDIHEIWMRIETDYDTVRFSYSLDGVAYVQYGNDCDALRVSDDHIDNSAFTGAFFALACQDLSGFNKPADFAFMQYREFE; encoded by the coding sequence ATGACACTAGTTACTAACCCAATTCTCAAAGGGTTCAATCCTGATCCTTCCATTCTCAGGGTGGAGGATGATTACTATATTGCTACATCTACCTTCGAGTGGTTCCCCGGAGTGCAGATTCACCACAGCAGAGATCTGGTCAACTGGAAGTTGTTGACCCGTCCGCTTGACAGGGTTAGTCAGCTGGATATGCGAGGATGTCCCGACTCCACTGGGGTATGGGCTCCCTGCCTTACGTATGATGCAGGTACCTTCTACCTCGTTTATACAGTTGTTCATACAAAGGAGCACTTCAAGGATACGCACAACTATCTTGTGACCGCACCTTCCATCACTGGACCTTGGAGTGAGCCAATCTATCTTAACAGCTATGGCTTTGATCCTTCGCTCTTCCATGATGATGATGGGAAAAAGTATGTGGTCACCATGACTACTGATTTCAGGAAAGACAGAAATCGCTTTGCTGGAATTCTCCTAGAGGAGTTCAGTCTTGACCAAAGACGCTGTCTTGGTAACCCAAAGCTTATCTTCAAGGGTACTGAGATTGGATGGACAGAAGGACCCCACCTCTACCATATCGGGCAGTACTACTACCTTTTGGTGGCTGAAGGGGGTACCTTCTACAACCATGCTGAGTCAGTTGCTCGATCCAGAATGATTGAAGGACCCTATGAGGTGATGCCTGGCAATCCCCTTATTACGAGTAAGGACAGGCCAGATCTTTCTATCCAGAAAGCAGGTCATGCAGATTTGGTGCAAGTGCACGATGGCAGTTGGGCTTTAGTACATCTTTGTGGAAGACCAGTCAAACAACACTGCATGCTTGGTCGTGAGACATCCATTCAAAATGTATATTTCGACCAAGATGGTTGGATCAGGATAGAGGGTAGCGGCAATGCGCCGAACCCTGTATTTAAGAGTCCCTTTGATGTAAAGCCATTGCCTCCCTTAGATATTCTCTATCAGTTTGATGGTCCAGAGCTTCCTCTCGATTTCCAAACACTGCGTATTCCTCTTGGTGAGGACACGCTCTCTCTTAAGGATAGACCGGGATATTTGCGATTGTATGGCAAGGAGAGCATGAGTTCTCTCTTTAAGCAGGCTTTGGTGGGAAGAAGACAGCAGTGTTTTGTGTGTGAGGTGACCACAAAACTGGAGTTCGATCCGACGTGGTACAAGGAGATGGCTGGAATTGCTTACTACTACGGTACCAGGGAGTACTACTACCTGAGGTTTTCTCATGATGAAGCCTTGGGTAAGGTGGTTTGTATTATGAGCTGTGACAACGGCAAGCATGAGGAACTGTTTCCACCGGTCGCTGTAGGGGACATTCATGAAATATGGATGCGGATTGAAACCGATTATGATACGGTGCGATTTTCCTACTCACTTGATGGAGTGGCATACGTTCAGTATGGCAATGATTGTGATGCATTGAGGGTCAGTGACGATCATATAGATAACTCTGCATTTACTGGAGCTTTTTTTGCATTGGCTTGTCAGGATCTTTCCGGTTTCAACAAGCCTGCTGATTTTGCTTTCATGCAGTACAGGGAATTTGAATAA
- a CDS encoding glucose 1-dehydrogenase: MNVKDKVILVTGGAGGLGAVMVELLCKNGAKLYILDLDEKKGMELEAELVKSSYYASFIQMDLTSEEAWKQAIDTVVVKEGRIDVLVNNAGINIRKPIEEMVISEFNTMMLVNVGSVFLGTKYVIPVMRKQGGGAIINTSSVCGLIGHRFTPEAYTTTKGAVTLLTKSIASRYGSENIRCNSIHPSTVDTPLVQQMFKDPVKKQQRFDEVPLGRLATSDDVANAVLYLASEEASFINGVALPVDGGVTCC, translated from the coding sequence GTGAATGTGAAAGATAAAGTCATCCTGGTCACCGGCGGAGCCGGTGGCCTGGGAGCGGTCATGGTGGAGTTGCTCTGTAAAAATGGAGCAAAGCTGTACATCCTCGACCTCGATGAGAAGAAAGGGATGGAGTTGGAAGCAGAACTCGTTAAGAGCTCCTATTATGCAAGCTTCATCCAGATGGATCTGACTAGTGAAGAAGCTTGGAAACAGGCCATCGATACAGTAGTGGTAAAAGAGGGCAGGATTGATGTCCTGGTGAACAACGCCGGGATCAACATCAGAAAGCCCATCGAGGAGATGGTCATCAGCGAATTCAACACCATGATGCTCGTCAATGTTGGTTCAGTATTCCTCGGCACCAAGTACGTGATTCCTGTCATGCGAAAGCAGGGTGGTGGGGCAATTATCAACACCTCCTCTGTATGTGGTTTGATCGGTCACCGCTTTACCCCAGAGGCATATACCACCACCAAGGGTGCGGTTACTCTTTTGACCAAATCCATTGCCAGTAGATACGGAAGCGAGAACATCCGGTGTAACTCAATTCACCCCAGCACAGTCGATACTCCTCTTGTACAGCAGATGTTCAAAGATCCTGTAAAGAAACAACAACGGTTTGACGAGGTCCCCTTAGGGCGTCTTGCTACATCTGATGATGTTGCAAACGCAGTATTGTACCTCGCAAGCGAAGAGGCTTCGTTCATCAATGGAGTTGCCCTGCCAGTAGATGGTGGCGTGACCTGTTGCTGA
- a CDS encoding carbohydrate ABC transporter permease, whose product MKKEPVTEKLFKACIYLFCIVVLILTGFPLLFLVFNSFKSLSEYMMNIWQPPKKLFFGNYKLVFAPTFLRYFINSLIVSVSGVSLVILVSSLMAFVFAKFNFRVTKGIFFLVIAGMMIPIHTTLIPIYSMSIKAGVYDTLFALIGPYVSFNIPVSVFIMTQFFKEMPKELDEAAKIDGGSLFLIYRKIAMPLSGPAISTVGVYTFLTMWNEFVYALVMIDTRSKKTLSLGIRDFYGFQTINIPAVLTAILVGSLPVLIFYFLAQDRVINGLTQGALKG is encoded by the coding sequence ATGAAAAAAGAACCTGTAACTGAAAAATTATTCAAAGCCTGCATTTACCTTTTCTGTATTGTGGTCCTCATCCTTACTGGCTTTCCCTTACTCTTTCTGGTTTTTAACAGTTTCAAGAGCCTGTCTGAGTACATGATGAACATCTGGCAACCCCCAAAGAAACTCTTTTTCGGAAACTATAAGCTGGTTTTTGCACCTACTTTTCTCAGGTACTTTATCAATAGCCTTATTGTTAGTGTTAGTGGGGTGAGCTTGGTGATTTTGGTCTCCTCGTTGATGGCCTTCGTTTTTGCAAAGTTCAACTTCCGTGTGACCAAGGGAATTTTCTTTTTAGTCATTGCTGGCATGATGATTCCCATCCATACTACTTTGATTCCAATTTATTCGATGAGCATCAAGGCTGGAGTGTATGATACCTTGTTTGCTCTTATCGGGCCGTATGTATCGTTCAATATCCCTGTTTCTGTCTTTATCATGACACAATTCTTTAAGGAGATGCCCAAAGAGCTCGATGAGGCTGCAAAGATTGATGGTGGTTCGCTTTTTTTGATCTATCGCAAGATTGCGATGCCGCTTTCCGGTCCTGCTATCTCCACTGTTGGTGTTTACACCTTCCTAACAATGTGGAATGAGTTCGTTTATGCATTGGTCATGATTGACACACGCTCCAAGAAGACCCTTTCGCTGGGTATCCGAGACTTCTATGGTTTCCAGACAATTAACATTCCTGCAGTTCTCACCGCCATTCTGGTCGGTTCCCTGCCGGTACTCATATTCTACTTCCTGGCACAGGATAGAGTCATCAACGGCCTTACCCAGGGTGCTTTGAAAGGTTAA
- a CDS encoding glucose 1-dehydrogenase, which yields MKRNPFDLTGKNALVTGSSQGLGWGMAKGLAEAGAFVILVDINPKVVEKAENLREQGMQAEAIICDLLDRSKRTELKQTVEKRLEGKLDIIVNNAGIQIRHPALEFPIGDWDKVIELNLTSVFDLAQWAGNLMVQLGKGKIINIASVNSVAAGINTVAYCSAKGAVMQMTKTMANELSSLGINVNCIAPGYMATPINTALVNDEARFAELSQRIPAKRWGQPEDMAGAAVYLASDASDYVCGVMLPVDGGYLSR from the coding sequence ATGAAGAGAAATCCGTTTGATCTCACTGGGAAGAACGCACTCGTCACCGGCTCTTCCCAAGGATTGGGATGGGGAATGGCAAAAGGACTTGCTGAGGCAGGGGCCTTCGTCATCCTGGTCGATATCAACCCAAAAGTAGTTGAGAAAGCTGAGAATCTGAGAGAGCAGGGTATGCAAGCAGAAGCTATTATCTGTGACTTGCTTGACCGATCTAAGCGTACTGAACTGAAGCAAACAGTTGAGAAAAGGCTGGAAGGGAAGCTGGATATCATTGTCAACAATGCTGGTATCCAGATCCGACATCCTGCCTTGGAGTTTCCTATCGGAGATTGGGACAAGGTAATCGAACTCAACCTGACCAGTGTTTTTGACCTGGCTCAGTGGGCAGGAAACCTGATGGTACAATTGGGAAAGGGCAAGATCATCAATATTGCTTCGGTTAACTCGGTTGCTGCGGGAATCAATACCGTTGCCTATTGCTCGGCTAAGGGAGCAGTGATGCAGATGACCAAGACGATGGCCAACGAGCTCTCCTCGCTGGGCATCAATGTGAACTGTATTGCCCCAGGATATATGGCAACCCCAATCAATACCGCCCTCGTGAATGATGAAGCGCGGTTTGCTGAGCTGAGTCAGCGTATCCCTGCCAAGCGCTGGGGACAGCCGGAGGATATGGCAGGAGCGGCAGTGTATCTTGCCAGTGACGCCTCTGACTATGTCTGTGGCGTCATGCTTCCTGTTGATGGAGGGTATCTGAGTAGATAG
- a CDS encoding sugar ABC transporter permease, whose amino-acid sequence MVLTKRRATNHKEILFVVAALVPGLLFYGIYNLYGILMTFRFSTLDWSGISQDSGFVGIANYLKLFKDPMMGVAVKNNLILMITSIVIQLPFALLLALALNSAIKGTRFFRTIFFLPMLFSTVATGIMWQLFFDPMFGILAYVMKAVGLGQYIIGFLADVRTAMPAVLFVICWQFIPFYMIILKAGLTNISTELYEAATIDGANRWQTFWKITLPLIGPTLRTAAVMSMVGSLKYFDLVYIMTGGGPSGATELMATYMYKKGFVEFGMGYASAIAGLMFIICFIFACGFLYVTRVREVH is encoded by the coding sequence ATGGTTCTAACAAAACGTCGAGCAACCAACCATAAAGAGATCCTCTTTGTTGTGGCAGCTTTGGTGCCCGGACTTCTTTTTTATGGTATCTATAATCTTTACGGTATACTTATGACCTTCCGGTTTTCAACTTTGGACTGGTCGGGTATTAGCCAAGACTCCGGATTTGTCGGTATTGCGAACTATCTCAAGCTCTTCAAGGACCCTATGATGGGTGTCGCAGTTAAGAATAACTTGATTCTGATGATTACTTCGATCGTCATCCAGCTTCCCTTTGCACTACTGCTTGCCCTTGCTTTGAATAGCGCCATCAAGGGAACACGCTTTTTCCGTACCATTTTCTTCCTTCCTATGCTTTTTTCTACAGTCGCAACCGGTATAATGTGGCAGCTCTTTTTTGATCCGATGTTCGGTATACTTGCCTATGTGATGAAAGCCGTAGGACTGGGGCAATATATAATTGGGTTTCTTGCAGATGTAAGAACTGCGATGCCTGCAGTGCTCTTTGTTATCTGCTGGCAGTTTATCCCTTTCTATATGATTATTCTCAAAGCGGGTTTGACCAATATATCCACCGAGCTTTATGAAGCTGCCACCATCGATGGTGCTAACCGTTGGCAAACATTCTGGAAGATTACCTTGCCATTGATAGGCCCGACGTTGAGAACAGCAGCGGTTATGTCCATGGTAGGATCGCTTAAGTATTTTGATTTGGTGTATATCATGACAGGAGGTGGGCCTAGCGGAGCAACCGAACTGATGGCAACATATATGTACAAGAAAGGATTTGTGGAATTTGGTATGGGCTATGCTTCAGCTATCGCAGGATTGATGTTCATTATCTGTTTCATCTTTGCCTGTGGTTTTCTTTATGTCACCAGGGTGAGGGAGGTCCATTGA
- a CDS encoding transketolase, producing MNYSQELVKELQLKAIQVRANILEMIPPGKVGHLGGSSSIADVMAALYFHTMKVNEDDPKDPGRDRLIMSKGHAVLVQYACLAELGYFERGELGKVKTFEGILQGHPDMDKTPGIEAVTGSLGQGLSVSLGVALGLTLDKSESRVYTILGDGELAEGQVWEAVMAAAVYKASNLTAIVDWNGVQATSTTAEIFPIENLVEKWKAFGWNVIEIDGHDMEQVLGALDAARAYKEGPTAIMAHTVKGKCFPFAEGKAKYHNASMNEEEYKIAWQCIDNMRKEVEA from the coding sequence ATGAACTATTCTCAAGAATTGGTAAAGGAACTGCAGCTGAAGGCGATCCAGGTAAGAGCAAACATCCTGGAGATGATCCCCCCTGGGAAGGTGGGGCACCTTGGCGGGAGCAGCTCGATAGCGGATGTGATGGCGGCCCTGTACTTCCACACGATGAAGGTGAACGAGGACGACCCGAAGGACCCCGGCCGTGACCGGCTGATCATGAGCAAGGGGCACGCGGTGCTGGTGCAGTATGCCTGCCTTGCGGAGCTGGGGTACTTCGAGCGCGGCGAGCTGGGCAAGGTGAAGACCTTCGAGGGCATCCTGCAGGGACACCCGGACATGGACAAGACCCCGGGCATCGAGGCGGTGACCGGGAGCCTCGGGCAGGGGCTGTCGGTATCCCTGGGTGTCGCCCTGGGCCTTACGCTGGATAAGAGCGAGAGCCGCGTCTACACCATCCTGGGGGACGGCGAGCTAGCCGAGGGCCAGGTGTGGGAGGCCGTGATGGCAGCGGCAGTATACAAGGCAAGCAACCTGACGGCGATCGTGGACTGGAACGGCGTGCAGGCGACCAGCACGACCGCCGAGATCTTCCCGATCGAGAACCTGGTGGAGAAGTGGAAGGCCTTCGGGTGGAACGTGATCGAGATCGACGGGCACGACATGGAGCAGGTCCTGGGGGCCCTTGATGCTGCAAGGGCATACAAGGAAGGCCCGACCGCGATCATGGCACACACCGTCAAGGGCAAGTGCTTCCCGTTTGCAGAAGGGAAAGCGAAGTACCACAACGCATCCATGAATGAGGAAGAGTACAAGATAGCATGGCAGTGCATAGACAACATGAGGAAGGAGGTAGAGGCATGA